The Alnus glutinosa chromosome 1, dhAlnGlut1.1, whole genome shotgun sequence region TATACCCACCCTTCTAAATACCTATCGGCAATAAGACTACAATCAGTAAGTATATTTCAAGGAGGTACTTTAATATTGGCCATAACTTTATTTATTACAATCTATTCATGGAATACTCACTCACATATAGAATACTATACATGAATCACGGCAGTAAAATCATTATATAATGAGTCATCCCTTAGATGTATTATAATGTATAATGCTCCCTAAATGAGCACTTCATGAGTAATTAcgttattttaaaaacttaagctgataaaaaaaaaatgaattcacCGACTTGTGTGGACTAAACAACACattgaatatttttattaaaaatgagaatcaaaattcaaactcaGAACCTCAGCATGATataatgttaaattatcatttatcccATTTAATAACGTCAATCACAGAGCCAACAGTTATTTATAAGTTGGAATACTcataagagcatctccaacaggagtgctattttaaccaaaaagttaaatttgactattttttcttctttttcttcctctagcTGAATAgttattctaacttttttttctaaCTTTATGAACAGTGAATAGACACTACTAGTTATTTACTGTTCatcagttatttaattttttattatattttctcacCCTCTCTCCCACTtccccacctctctctctctctctctctctctctctctctctctctctcttctcatctCCATCCCTTTCTTTCAATCCCGCATCTCCTCCTATCCCTCTCTTTCAATCCTGCATCTCCCCCACTTCCCCACTTAGGGTTCGACGAAGAAGGAAAGAGAAGAACCGGAGAGAAGATCTGAGAAAGGTGGGTTGACCAAGGAGAGGCGCCGATTTTCTTGCGGGTTGTCGTCCAACGGTTGAAGAGTGATTTTCGGCGACTTCCAGCAGTTGAATTTCTGTGGATTTTTCCTTAGTTGGCTGATTGGGTGTGTTCCATGTGGTGGCATTAATAATTTCGGTTTTGTGTGAATTGGCTGTGTTGTGAACATTTGGccgtgtatgtgtgtgtgaatcTCTTGTTAGATTTTAGACAAACCCATGAGATTTGTTGGGGACGATTTTATAATTCCTGTTTACCCGTGACCCCTGATTTGTAGATTTGGGTTTGATCAATTCTGGAGATAATtggtgtttgttgttgttttggccGGAAGTTGATTGGGTGTAGAATTCTGATAAACCCACCGGCGAGGAGGAGggaccggagagagagagagagagggaagagggagagagaaaataaaacaataaaaaaaatttatttaaagaaaatgaagagtagaATAGATATTATTGTCGGAGTATTTTTAAGAAAACTGATAATTAAAGTAGAAATTAGTACTTTTCGAGTAGCTACTTTAACTCCAACCGCCAGATATGCTCTAAATGCAGCAACGATGCTATAGAACTGTTATTCTAAATGACTGCCTATTTCATTTTTCAAGCTCAACATTTGCGGTAGATGTACAAACCTTTCGGTAGTCATCgttggaaagattttcaacagTCTTATGGCCCGACGAAAAGAATCCTCGTCCTAGAGGACTGTATGCAACAATCCCAATGCCTAGTTCCCTGAAAAATTGGgggaataaaattaaaatttggacTTTAATTGTTCTAtaacctaaaaaagaaaagaaaagcaattgTACTTTGATGCCTCACCTGCATGTAGGAATTATTTCTTCTTCCACATCTCTTGTCCACAAAGACCACTCAAGTTGCACAGCTGTTATTGGATGAACTGCATGTGCTCTTCTGATGGTCGAAGCAGAGGCCTCGGACACACCAATGTACTTTATTTTGCCTTCTTCAACTAGTTTCTTCAGTTCCCCAATCTATACATCATCCAGAATAGAAGAATTAGGGGTGCTAAATTGCAAGCTTCTTGAGCAAATTGATAGTCTTCAAAGTATGCCGATGGAACTCATAGGTTGAATTGATTGAAGTAGAACAAAAAGGCGAATAAGGTGTTCCCAAATTGGTTTGCTTGTGCTCCTAAAAGTTATTGCAATTATATCACTATACGACAACACAGTGATACCTTGATTTTCATCCTGTATTCTAACCAGACTAACCTATTATGGAAAACAATCAGTGTGCTTGACGGAGGGTAATGCGAGGAACAAACCGTGACTTCGATGGGAATGCGGGTGTCGATGCTGTGCTGGTAGTAGAGATCGATGCAATCCAATTGGAGGCGCTTCAAGCTGGCCTCACAGGCAGCTCTCACATACGCTGGATCGCCACAGATCTGAAACTTCCCATCCACATAGCTAATTCCGAATTTGGTTGCCAATTCCACCCTCTCTCCCTTCAAAGCCTGCTGCCCAAGAAACGAAATCTAAGAACAAACgaacaaacaaacaagcaaacaaaaaataaaaaagacacgCGCGGGACCTTTCCGAGAAGGATTTCGTTGGTGAAGGGGCCGTAGAAGTCGGAGGTGTCGAAGAAGGTGACGCCGGAGTGGACGGCGTGCTGTATGAGAGCGATCATGTCTTGTTCTGGCTTGGGAGGGCCATAGAAGGCGGACATGCCCATGCAACCCAAGCCCTGTGCTGACACCTCCAGTCCCTGTGAACCCAGCTTTATCCTCCTCACTCTTCCGGCcgccatttctttctttctttgctttctaCAACAACAGCAGCAGAAACCCAAGTTGATCGATTAGAAAGGATCTTGCCAAAGGTGTAAGATATAGCGAGTGGCTGGTGAAGGAAGAGGATGGAAAGTCGTAGCAGCCTAGCAGGGCGTGGC contains the following coding sequences:
- the LOC133871193 gene encoding probable aldo-keto reductase 4 gives rise to the protein MAAGRVRRIKLGSQGLEVSAQGLGCMGMSAFYGPPKPEQDMIALIQHAVHSGVTFFDTSDFYGPFTNEILLGKALKGERVELATKFGISYVDGKFQICGDPAYVRAACEASLKRLQLDCIDLYYQHSIDTRIPIEVTIGELKKLVEEGKIKYIGVSEASASTIRRAHAVHPITAVQLEWSLWTRDVEEEIIPTCRELGIGIVAYSPLGRGFFSSGHKTVENLSNDDYRKSLPRFQPENLEHNKIVFERVNEMATRKGCTPSQLALAWVHHQGNDVCPIPGTTKIENFDQNIGALSVKLTPEEMAELESFASGDGVKGDRYTNDTPTWKTSETPPLSSWKAA